Proteins from one Natrinema salinisoli genomic window:
- a CDS encoding TrkA C-terminal domain-containing protein, whose amino-acid sequence MSLAASLFGHPVVEAVVHIGGLALLAGVVTAISAFVYRVRARTQFPEGPTLILGLGAVAIYLNTRLIFIQFIGNTGDALTVSEALLNISVFVTAGIASYGGRYAGDSIGTSKRLNWGMFQPDFNPIVRAVGRFITVTLPEEIDDIDGYDPVRDETKRAIAGETLEFPRGLTVGDLQSQLTARLKEDHDVGYVDVDLAADGTVEFLAVGQRAAGIGPTLPPNSAAVAVRADPPFSATAGDTVQLWRTDSDGAQARLGTAELRASVDDVTTVATDEAVAKKVDPAVDYRLMTLAADSHADREFAAMLRRGDETMSVFDVSAESVLVGVSVAALDATIIAIRSSGGDVDTIPKRDRIIQAGEQLFAIGRPETLRKLDAASGVQSVAESETPPAAGSAIDWESDTTTDRDALTYDGE is encoded by the coding sequence GTGAGCCTCGCCGCGTCGCTGTTCGGGCATCCGGTCGTCGAAGCGGTCGTTCACATCGGCGGGCTGGCGCTTCTCGCGGGCGTCGTGACGGCGATTTCGGCCTTCGTCTATCGCGTCAGAGCGCGGACGCAGTTCCCGGAAGGACCGACGCTAATTCTCGGGCTGGGAGCCGTCGCGATCTACCTCAACACGCGGCTCATCTTCATCCAGTTCATCGGCAACACCGGGGACGCACTGACGGTCAGCGAGGCGCTGCTCAACATTTCCGTGTTCGTCACGGCCGGGATCGCATCATACGGGGGTCGGTACGCCGGCGACAGCATCGGCACGTCGAAACGGCTCAACTGGGGGATGTTCCAGCCGGATTTCAACCCGATCGTCCGTGCCGTCGGCCGCTTTATCACCGTGACGCTCCCCGAGGAGATCGACGACATCGACGGCTACGATCCCGTCCGGGACGAGACGAAGCGAGCGATCGCGGGAGAGACGCTCGAGTTTCCGCGAGGACTGACGGTCGGGGACCTGCAATCGCAGCTTACGGCTCGACTCAAGGAGGACCACGACGTCGGCTACGTCGACGTGGACCTCGCTGCCGACGGCACCGTCGAGTTCCTCGCGGTGGGACAGCGCGCCGCCGGCATCGGGCCGACGCTCCCGCCGAACTCCGCGGCGGTCGCCGTTCGAGCGGATCCGCCGTTCAGTGCGACGGCCGGCGACACCGTCCAGCTCTGGCGGACCGATAGCGACGGGGCGCAAGCGCGTCTCGGGACTGCCGAGCTCCGGGCGAGCGTCGACGACGTGACGACGGTCGCCACCGACGAGGCGGTCGCGAAAAAAGTCGATCCGGCCGTCGATTACCGCCTGATGACGCTGGCGGCGGATTCACACGCCGATCGGGAGTTCGCGGCGATGCTTCGCCGCGGGGACGAGACGATGAGCGTATTCGACGTCTCCGCCGAGAGCGTGCTCGTCGGCGTCTCCGTCGCTGCCCTCGACGCCACGATCATCGCGATTCGATCGTCCGGCGGCGACGTGGACACGATTCCGAAGCGCGACCGGATCATCCAGGCGGGCGAGCAGCTGTTTGCGATCGGCCGCCCGGAAACCCTCCGGAAGTTGGACGCGGCGAGCGGCGTCCAGTCGGTCGCCGAGAGCGAGACGCCGCCGGCCGCCGGCAGCGCTATCGACTGGGAGTCCGATACCACCACGGATCGGGACGCGCTGACCTACGACGGGGAGTAG
- a CDS encoding potassium channel family protein, translating into MTSIPVSEILVGVYLGLLAGIFPAFIAFSIGFGFKYFTNVTVPGLGVVVLGAGLAGISGGLMGLMDPALAESWTGIVAVLVVLMACLWAHSQGDKLGTATPRKLTLKSLRESKLSTDLAERVDSYGQIRIRPVGDVHDIEGYPLLPDDLREEIYTGSWRFPADLPLAELEARLEERLITDYELADVSVTIDRKGRAQIAAAPSAAGLSRRVPAGKRAVSIRTLLPTGIARGDIVTIELPDGDVTGPVVGAHTVGVEESNEPAEDEEGDEIPADVDAPAPTLKAPTTTGGEGRVTVALPFDEARRVIATEFAKITVHSRGKQREYEAIGVLKQDGNRFRKVTVGEGSSLVGDTIGAARIRDNYGVAVLAIRRLSERIVAPRGVTELNAGDSLIVVGKRAQLEAFEEVAA; encoded by the coding sequence ATGACTTCGATACCCGTCTCGGAGATCCTCGTCGGGGTGTATCTCGGCCTCCTCGCGGGCATATTTCCGGCGTTCATCGCGTTCTCCATCGGCTTCGGGTTCAAATACTTTACAAACGTCACGGTCCCCGGGCTCGGGGTCGTCGTCCTCGGCGCCGGGTTAGCCGGCATCTCCGGGGGGCTAATGGGGTTGATGGATCCCGCGTTGGCCGAGAGTTGGACCGGCATCGTCGCCGTGCTGGTCGTCCTGATGGCGTGTCTCTGGGCGCACAGCCAGGGCGACAAGCTCGGAACGGCGACGCCGCGGAAACTCACGCTCAAGTCGCTCCGCGAGAGCAAACTCTCGACGGACCTGGCCGAACGGGTGGATTCGTACGGTCAGATCCGCATCCGCCCGGTCGGGGACGTCCACGACATCGAGGGCTACCCGCTCCTTCCGGACGACCTGCGCGAGGAGATCTACACCGGGTCGTGGCGGTTCCCGGCCGACCTCCCGCTCGCGGAGCTGGAAGCCCGCCTCGAGGAGCGGCTGATCACCGACTACGAACTAGCCGACGTCTCCGTCACGATCGATCGGAAGGGACGAGCCCAGATCGCCGCCGCGCCGAGTGCGGCCGGCCTCTCGCGTCGCGTTCCGGCCGGGAAACGGGCCGTCTCGATTCGGACGCTCCTCCCGACCGGTATCGCACGCGGGGACATCGTAACGATCGAGCTGCCGGACGGCGACGTTACCGGCCCGGTCGTGGGTGCGCACACGGTCGGCGTCGAAGAGTCGAACGAACCGGCAGAAGACGAGGAAGGCGACGAGATACCCGCCGACGTTGACGCGCCAGCACCGACGTTGAAAGCACCCACAACGACGGGCGGAGAGGGGCGGGTGACGGTGGCGTTACCCTTCGACGAGGCGCGGCGCGTCATCGCGACCGAATTCGCCAAGATCACCGTCCACTCGCGGGGCAAACAGCGGGAGTACGAAGCCATCGGCGTGCTCAAACAGGACGGAAACAGGTTCCGAAAGGTGACGGTCGGTGAGGGGAGCTCGCTCGTCGGCGACACAATCGGCGCGGCGCGGATCCGGGATAACTACGGCGTCGCCGTCCTGGCGATTCGACGCCTCTCGGAGCGCATCGTCGCGCCGCGCGGCGTGACCGAACTGAACGCCGGCGACTCGTTGATCGTCGTCGGGAAGCGCGCCCAACTCGAGGCGTTCGAGGAGGTGGCGGCGTGA
- a CDS encoding alpha/beta fold hydrolase produces MELNHVRRGSGEPLLLVHGLGGSWRTWRPVLESLAAEREVIAVDLPGHGGTPPSSGEASVDSLADDVASFLTANDLEEVDVVGNSMGGRLVLELARRGDVGATVALDPGGFWKGWERYFFYATLAPSIRLVRLLQPVMGRLMSSAVGRTLLLAQLSARPWDLPADVALEEMRTFADSPSFDELLRRLAFGPGQEGTDSTPGPVVLGWGRKDRVTLPRQAKRAVERFPDARLYWFEDAGHYPHWDAPEEATQLILACTGETAEAVQK; encoded by the coding sequence ATGGAACTGAATCACGTGCGCCGAGGTTCTGGAGAGCCGTTACTCCTCGTTCACGGACTGGGCGGCAGCTGGCGGACGTGGCGACCCGTACTCGAGTCGCTGGCCGCCGAGCGAGAGGTGATCGCCGTGGACCTGCCCGGTCACGGTGGAACGCCGCCGTCATCCGGCGAGGCGTCTGTCGACAGCCTGGCCGACGACGTCGCCTCGTTTCTGACGGCGAACGATCTCGAAGAGGTCGACGTCGTCGGGAACTCGATGGGCGGGCGGCTCGTGCTCGAGCTCGCACGGCGGGGCGACGTCGGTGCGACCGTGGCGCTCGATCCCGGCGGGTTCTGGAAAGGGTGGGAGCGGTACTTCTTCTACGCGACGCTCGCCCCGTCGATCCGCCTCGTTCGCCTGCTCCAGCCCGTGATGGGGCGGCTCATGAGTAGCGCCGTCGGTCGCACGCTGCTCCTGGCCCAGCTCTCCGCGCGTCCCTGGGACCTGCCCGCTGACGTCGCGCTCGAGGAGATGCGAACCTTCGCGGACTCGCCGTCGTTCGACGAACTGCTGCGTCGATTGGCCTTCGGTCCCGGTCAGGAGGGCACGGATTCCACTCCGGGGCCGGTCGTGCTCGGCTGGGGCCGCAAGGATCGAGTTACCCTCCCACGGCAGGCGAAACGCGCCGTAGAACGGTTCCCCGATGCGAGATTGTACTGGTTCGAGGACGCCGGACACTACCCACACTGGGACGCTCCCGAGGAGGCGACGCAGTTGATACTCGCGTGTACCGGCGAAACGGCGGAAGCGGTTCAAAAATAG